CGTCGGCGAGGGTGAGGCGGACGATCCGTGGGAGTGGTTGAGCGTAGAGCAGGATGAGCAGCGCGATGACCCTGTCGATCGGCGCGATGGCGGGGTCGGTGTGGATGCGCCGGATGAGGTCGATGCGTTGGCGGTTGCTGATGGGTGGACTGTGACCGGTGACGACCGGGGGCAGGACCAGTCGCGGCATGGCGTGGTGGTCGATGGCCCAGCGCAGGAACGCTCGTAGCCCCAGCTTGGCGGTGCTGTTGGTGGTGGCGAACCAGCGGTCGAGGTCGGCTTGGGTGCACTGTTGCGGGGTGTGTTGGCGGGCGGCGAGGTCGGTGAGGAAGGCGGCCGCGGTGCGGAGTTGGGTGCGAGCGCCCTGGTTGCGGTAGTGGCCGATCGGACCGGTCCTGGCGGTGGTTCGCAGGTGTCGCAGGAGGTGCCAGGTGGCGAAGCGGTGGAGCAGTTTGCGGTGTTCGGGGTCGTCGATGGTGTCGAGCCAGCGGGGGAGCCATTGCTCGAACAAGAACAGGTAGCGGTCGATGGGTGGCAGGGTTCCGCAGGCGATCAGCAGGTCGCGGATATAGACGACCGACCGCCAGGGGGTCAGGGTGCTGAGCCCGTCGTGGGTGAGCGGAACGCGGCCCGTGGCGAGGGCCTGGAGGATGGCTGGGACGTGCGGTCTGGACAGCCAGAGGATGCCGGACCGTGGTCTGCTCATGGCGCGGATCGACTCGAAGAGCGGCGCGAGTTCGGGGCGGATCGTGCCGGTGCCGTCGCCGAGGGCGGCGGTGAGCCGGTCGGTGAGGACGCAGCGGCCGCAGATGCCGGCGTAGTGGCGCCATGCCTCCTCACCACAGCGGCTGCAGATGTAGTCGCCAAGTCCGCCGGCGCAGTCGGTGCACAACCGGTCGCCGCTGGGACTGATGCCGGGCAGCATCCGGTCGACGCCGCAACCGGCGCAGACGCCGTAGGTCTCGCAGGCCTTGACGAAACAGCCTGAGCAGATCGGGCCTTCCGGCCAGTGCTTGGTGGCAACGACTGTTCGGCCCGTGGGCGGAGCTTCGCCTGGTTGAGGCTCGGCGGCGCCTCGAAGGGGCCGACGGCAACGAGCGCACCGTGTCTGGTTCGGTGTCTGGGTCCGCAGTCTTGGTGGGTTGACGTTCATGTCTGGTCGGTGATGCGGGCGCGTCTCGGACGCAGATCGGCGACTGCCTTGCCCGGTGTGCGTTCGCCGGTGGCGGTTTTGCGGACGCCGAGGTTGACCGCGTCGGTGGTGATGAGCTCACTGGGATCGGTGGCGAAGATGTCGCACAACGCGGCGAGAACGGCCATCGAGAGACGTTCTGGGGTGCCGGTGACGAGGCGGTGGACTTGGGAGGCGGACAGGTCGATGCCGCGTTCGTGGAGCAGTGGGACGAGTTCGGTGGTGGCGAACATCTGGTGTTCGGCCATCACCTCCCGCAGTCGCCACTGGTAGCTGACCAGACGCTTGTGGCCTCTCATTGAGTGCCTCCCGTGGGGTTCGATTCGGCTGGTTTCAGGGCGGGGTTCAGGGCATCGGCGACCATGGCGTCGAGGGCGCGGCGCAGGGTGCGGGTGCGGTAGTCAGACGACACGCAGGTGTAGATCGAGGTGGTCGAGGCGTGGTTGTGGCCGACCTGTTCCTGCACGAACCGGGGATCCCAGCCGTCCTCGATCAGGTGCGTGACGTAGGAGCGGCGCAGCGAGTGGAACTCCAATGCGGGGTCCATTCCGAGCGCGTCCCGGTAGCCGGCCAGTCGCTTGTTCAGCTGCTGCGGCCCGACGCGTAGACCGCGTTCGGACGGCCAGGCGGCCGGGTTGTTGGGCAGCCCGAAGCATGGCCTGATCTCGGTGAACCACTGCTCGAGAACCTCGCTCGTCCAGGCCCAGACGGTGAGCACGGAGCGGCGTTTGGGTGGTGAGCCGCGTTGTGCTTTGCCGTGCCGGATGTAGCAGATGCCGTAGTCGCCGAACTCCGGGCCGTTGGGGTTGCGGCCGAAGTCTGCGGCGTCCAGCATCGCGGTTTCGGTGCGGCGGGTGCCGTAGCCGTAGGCGATCTTGAAGATCGTCGCGTCCCGAAACGCCGGCAGCCAGCCCTTGCGGCCGAGCGCTTGTTTGCGGGCGACCTCGTCGTCGGCGTGGTCGAACAGTTCCTGCAACTCGGCCCGGGTGAACGCGCGCCGTGCCGGTTCGGCCTCGGAATCGGCGACGTGCGCGGCCGCGTTCACCTCGTGGATCACCTGAATCGGGTGCGTCCCGAACCGTCGCTCGCACTCGCTCGCCCAGCCGTAGGCGGGGTCGGTCAGGTAGCTGCAGAAGCCGCGGATCGCGACCTGGTAGCTGCGCACCGTCGAGCGAGTGACATGCCGTACCGCGCGCAGATCACTGAACCACTCATCGGCCAGATGCGGCGACCACAGCCACGGAAACGCCTCCGCATGACCGGCGAACGCGCGCAGCTGATGCTCACGGGCCTGCACGGTCGAGTAGGCCAGATTCCTCGCCAGTTGCTGGTTCGCGAACCCTTCCAGCATCGCCTCAAATACCTGCTCCTCAGGGCGAAACAGCGACACCCCATCGACCAGAACCAAGCCTGCCGCGCCCGGAATCGCACCGCGATCGTCCACCGAAACCACTCTCCACCTGCCCGCATCGGATGCGGGATCATCGCATCAGATGCGAGCCGCTGTGAAGACCTCAACCCAGCAAAGGATTGCGGTTCCCGACCGGCACGAAGTCCGATAACGTCACACCCGCACCGCGACGAACGAGTCCCCGCTGACCAGCAGGAACGTCAGAAACCCCCCACATCTCACACCGTCGCCAGATCGCATCCAATCGTTTCGGCGACAGAAACGCCTCGAATGCCAGATGTGTGTCGGACATGAAGCTGCCGCGAAGAGCGAGTGGAGGACATTGCCTGCCGGTTGCCACGAACCGTCGGCCGCAACTGCGGTGAGCCTGCAGGATCAGGGCCGCGATGCGGGCGCGATGATCCCGGTGAGCAGCATCCGACAATTGGCTGCTCCGCTGTGGTGGATGCGCTGCGCTACTTGGCTGGTCCCGGATGTGACCGGACTGTCAGTGACTCGCCGACTGCCACACTCCACAAGACCCGTCGACCCCGACTATCG
This Kribbella sp. NBC_00482 DNA region includes the following protein-coding sequences:
- a CDS encoding helix-turn-helix domain-containing protein, producing MRGHKRLVSYQWRLREVMAEHQMFATTELVPLLHERGIDLSASQVHRLVTGTPERLSMAVLAALCDIFATDPSELITTDAVNLGVRKTATGERTPGKAVADLRPRRARITDQT
- a CDS encoding tyrosine-type recombinase/integrase gives rise to the protein MDDRGAIPGAAGLVLVDGVSLFRPEEQVFEAMLEGFANQQLARNLAYSTVQAREHQLRAFAGHAEAFPWLWSPHLADEWFSDLRAVRHVTRSTVRSYQVAIRGFCSYLTDPAYGWASECERRFGTHPIQVIHEVNAAAHVADSEAEPARRAFTRAELQELFDHADDEVARKQALGRKGWLPAFRDATIFKIAYGYGTRRTETAMLDAADFGRNPNGPEFGDYGICYIRHGKAQRGSPPKRRSVLTVWAWTSEVLEQWFTEIRPCFGLPNNPAAWPSERGLRVGPQQLNKRLAGYRDALGMDPALEFHSLRRSYVTHLIEDGWDPRFVQEQVGHNHASTTSIYTCVSSDYRTRTLRRALDAMVADALNPALKPAESNPTGGTQ